The genomic stretch TTTTGCAACAGGAAAAAGGTTGTTACATTCCCTGGACCTCCTGCCATATTACAACATCTGCTTTGATGCCCTTGATATCCCAATATCTTGTAGCAGTTGTTTGAGATGAATCCTCATGTGAATTCTTACCAAAGTCTACTGTGACGACTCAGTGACATGTGCAAGGGTTTAACCTGAGAGTATCTGCAGCATACTATCTGCCTTGCAACAACAAACAGACATTACAAATGGTTGAGGTGAAGCTGGAGGGTAAGAATTCTCCAAGTACAACTGTAATCATAAACTCATAGTTTTTGTTTGGTGGAGGGCGGGGAAGGTCAGTGTTGTATTAAAGACAGTTGTCATAAAACATCTGCACCTCTAGGTCAGAGAAAAAGAATGagtaagaaacagaaaaaaaggacTTGCCAAGTCCACTGTGACACTCAGTTGTGTCAGTATCCATGCATCTCCCTTGCCCCTGCAGCCTTTCTACTACCAAACACCTGCCGCAGGGAGTTTCTGTTCCTTCCAACTTCCACTTGTAAAAGCTGCTTCCACCCATATAATAGCAGTGACAGATATTGGCCTAGGTGGTCTAATTATGCACTTGGGGAAAATTACCCAAAATTGGATCACATTCCCGttgaattttttccccttaatgttACAGAAGCATGGTTTTAATTCCTTCAAAATTCTTCAGCTGTTCTTCCCACGCATGtctgttttttttccagtttatggagaccctaaggcaagccagtcacagagttttctttgcaagtttcttcagagcaggtttgctatCACCATCCTCTCAGGccgagagggtgtgacttgcccaatgtcacccagtgcattcccatggctaagcagggattcgaaccctgtgcTCCAAAGTCATAAcccagagctcaaaccactacaccacactggctcccaagcAGGAACCTCCAAATTCAACTTTCAAAAACTGCATTATGCAAAAGTCATGGGTACTAATTCAATGAAAGACAAAAGACAAGTGCCATCAAAGAGTACTAAATATATTACTGCTACCGCACATAAAAGTCTATTCTTCCAATCTCTCTGCAGGTCTTCACAGCTATGTAGATTAATTCCTTTGTTCACTGGTGAATAACATCTGTTCAGTCCTCTCAGAATGTAGACATTCTGTAATACTGTGTGCACTGGTAGTGCACATACTTATGCATGAATCCAGCTGAAATATTACCTCCAAATTCTAACTTCTCATGTACACACATAGGGCATTTACTAATGTATTTACTAAGCAGGTCAGgccatcaattttttaaaatggatttattcAATCTGTTCTTAGTGAACATCACACAGATAAAGACACATTTACAGTTAAATACCCAAAAATATGCTTGGCAACATGTACATtggtaaaaaaataatacagagaGAGTACATATATTTCTATAATGCCGCGTTGGCAAACTCAGAGCACATGTACCCTCTCTGGCAGGTGAAGCCATCATTGGGGGGCACATGGTGGCCAGAGGAGGGGAGGGATAGCTGGTCCGGCTCATTGCCACAGCCTGGTTCTCCCACAGAAAACCAAGCCATGTCAAAGAGGGGTGATGTGGGCCCCTTTggggtggaagtcctgccccttccagCCAGAGGTCCTCCTGCAAggcaccttctcctcctctcagaCCTGGGtgagggtgtgtgttgtgtgctttcatggagttttcttggcaagtttcatcaggaGGTATGCAATTTTTTtgggcaagtttcatcagaggaggtttgtcattgccatcctctgaggctgagagattatgacctctgtgtgtggggggggaggggggttgtcatgtgctttcacatcatttctggtgacgctatcacagggttatcttggcaagttgaatcagagggggtttgccattgatgtcctctgaggctgagagagtgtgacctgggtGTGGGAgggtttgtgtgccttcaagtagtttctgataacccgaaggcaaccctatcatggggtttttcttggcaagatttctcagAGAGGGatttccattgtcttcctctgaggctgagagagtgtgatttgcccaaggtctccctgtGGGTTTCATAGACaagtgagtttcttcagaggaggtttgccattgccttcctctgaggctgagagagtttgacttgtgggtttcatggccgaggtgGAATTCAAGCCATGCTCTCCTGCGTTGCTTGgtcaaaccactggctctctttgttcttgttattatgCTGTGTCTTCGGTGCTCTagcatgcttgttgttgttgttgtatgcctccaagtcatttccaacttatcagtcgagagcaccctccctcccttccaagcACCGGTTCCTGTGAATCCTacggtgaaactatcatggggcaagcttcatcagagggGTATtttcattgtcatcttctgaggctgagagagagtgacttgtgtgtgtggtgccttcaagtcctttctgacttatggcgaccctaaggtgaaacaatcatggagttttcttggcaagtttcatcagagcgGGGCTtactattgctagcctgaggctgaaagagtgtgccttgggttttacCCCAGAAGTCTTTTCCCCATAATACAGATGTTCTGCACCAGAAGTTCCACCCTGAGAAAGTGGAAGTTTCACCCCCAGAAGTCCTGACCCCTACCACCCAGTGACACCAAGTgtaggaatgccactgagtttgggtacttggtctctaaaaggatcaccatcactgctataatgCATCCAAgtgggaagatccagagtaagaggtaagtttttaaaatttgcattgtGTAAGTGGGAAAATGCACTTCCAATATATAGTCAGCCTTCcctataggtgggcttgccttctgcagctttgagcttacataAAAGGAAATGGGGTGCGCACCCCTGCCGTGCTGCAGACCCccacgtatggggaaaagagcgtataAACAAGCCCAATAGAAAATAACGGGGAACACGCTTGCACCCCCGTATGCAGGGGtatggaatggatccctcacatatggggagggcagagtgtatatatatattttaaaaggtacTCAAAAATACAATCTTTACTGTGAGACAAAAGGAATGCCACCCTAGAACTAagataaatttacagcgctttataaataaaggttaataataataataaaacagatctgattaaggttaataataataataaaacagatcTGATCACACAAAAACTAGAGCCTGGATAAGACTAGGGCTTGATAGTTTTCTTATTAGTTAATATTGGCTGAAGTATTTTCCATTGGTCCCAATGGAAGCCGCCTCGTGGGACTCACAGCGATTTGACTGGTGGATCTTAAATGAAATCATGGCAAGTGAAGAAAGCAGCTCCCCATACCCTCACCCATAGTCCTAATGCTTCCTATCCCCCACCTTCTATTAATATAGAAAGTATCAAAAATACAAATGCACAGAGCACATTTAGCATTTTGTTTGGCTTGCAGTGCCCTGCAGCAGACAATACAAACCAAGAGGAGAGTTAATCTGCCCCACCCCTTGCAAGAAGAAACCTTTTCTGACCCTGTACAAACTTGACCATAATACTCTGGCCAGTAGGTGTTTTTACTGTACCCACACAAATCCTATGTTGGAACTTGTGACTGGATTCAAGGACATAGTCAGGGGTCCAGGggatccggaccccccttccgttagatacaatgaacgGTGGgcgctgctgcaccgccacacccaagccctattataatagtagcacttagtctggacgtcccccttcctaaaatcctggctacgtccctgacggATTTATCAGAGATCTGATGCTATTAACAAGTCCCTTTGTCCTTTCTGAGATATACAGTGGAccattgttatacgctggggtttggttccaagatcccccgtgtataacaaaatctgtgtatgctcaagtcccattaaatataatgacatttatacttttttaacattttcaaaccgtatatgcttgaattcgtgtataaaaaatcagtgtattagaagggccgactgtacaagcaAGTTTGACTCAGTCATAATAGACCATCCTCTCACGCAACCTCATGTGCCAGGCAGGGCTGTCCCAAGACACCTTGCTACCTGAGGTAAAGGACAAGCTGGTTCTCCCACCTGATTAGACCAAATTGCACCAGCAGTTCAATTTTACTTAAAAGGTGCTGATGGCATAATGCCTTCTATTGCATTTCAGGGCAGCAGGCTGGGCAGGGTGTGTGACATCCATTTGGCTGTCCATCAGAAGAAAGCAACCAAGAAGATCAGGAGGAATGACTGATGGGCTGCCACTGCTACCTCCTGCATCTGCAGCCATGAAGCACTTGTCTCCCTCAGCCTGGTAGGGATAGCCCTGGTACAAACCAAGTTAAATGGGACAGAGGAGTCAAAACATGTAATTAAGAAGCAGAAAAGGGGATTAATTAAGTCTTGGCTTATTTTTAGACCCACAAGCTAGGCAAAGTTGAAATATGGATGGTCTACCCACCTCAGACACCACACTCattcattatttatatagtgGTTTACATAATGGATACACTCACAaaggtatttgtgtgtgtatttagaaCTTCCAAAAGGAAATTGCCTGGGCTGCCTTCCAGGTCAAGACTGTTTGATTGCTGTGTTTTCAAGGCATGCGGTTCTTTTGCTTTCAATGAATCTGTTTTAAGCATCAAACTGTTACAAGGTTTAAAACAGCAAAGAGAGCAAGATGTGAAGCAAGGTGACCCAATCATTGTGCTCTGTAATAAACACCCTTGTGTCTGTGCATGCATGCGCAGGTTGGAAATTTCACCTTGCTTACTTCCAGCAAGAAACAATGCATCTTTTTGGAAATGCAGTATTTTTTTAGATGCCAATTACCCTGCACTAGAATGGATGGATTATTTAACTCGGGATCAttgaaaaactgtgcagtttctcACACAAGAACCAGGAGTTTTAAAAAAGTCAAATAATTTATATTCAGACTGTATTTGCAATTAtcttatatacacatatacacatctttccatcttcttttcttaaatttCAGATTGAACCCCCCTCAAATTAGATGAGATGTCAATGCAGGGACCATGAGGCAGAGTGAGGTGACTAGGTCAGGTAGCAGATTGTGGATGCCATGAAATGGCAGCTAATTCTTagttatttactttattattattgtatttttatattcagGCAAAGGAAAGAGGAGTTTATGGGATTTTCCTCTGCAGGTGTCAAAATACCTTGCCAGGACCCTGATTTGGCCACCTGAGCAGGGTATTTTCCTggtctgcctcaggcagcaacatGTTTTCATTCCATGTTGTAAATATCTGTCCTAATAGGGAACTATCAAACAAAGGCTGTCACTGTCTTTCTAGTAGGAGGACTATTTCATATAGGCATGCCCACTGCTTAATGATTTCAGTACTGCTTGGTGATCTGACTGCTTGAACAAATCATCACAGATCAAAAATCACTGACAGATCTTGTGTGTCGTTTCCAACACAAGGCCTCCTAGTGGAATCAGTGCACACAGTCAGGTGCAAATCATTCAGTGCTAAGTAATCAGGCTACGTGTATCAATCTACAAATACACCTGGAAATGACTTTCCCATTTGGCAGCCCTTTCCCTCCACCCATCTATCTTGATGTCTTTATGAGTGACACACTACAAAAGTAGGAGCTCCTATCCCCACAGTCCCATCTTCACATTTCCGAAGGAGATCCAGAAAGATGTATTCTACTACACACAAAGAGAGTCTTTCCATACGCTTCCCACGTGCAGCCCGAAGCACTGGAAAACCTGACATAACTGCAGATGGGAATAACATCACATGGGactaaaaaccaaccaaccaaccatatTTCCCCTGTGGTCTCTCATTTGAAATTAGGCTATACATTGAAAGTTTGATTGGAGAAGAttcctctgttttgctgttcatgcatgctcagtgagaatttctggaggcagctgctatttaccctacctgttgtaggcaggcacatacAGCTACAATAGGGTTGGATatagtagaatcccattctttcccaactcaagatttattgcattgtttattgcagacatgcCGCTGCAACACAATATCAAATACCTGTGCTTTTAcagccctctttcaccatcctgctgatgctgctaaaacatTTTCAGCTAGACAGGAGGATGAGAAGAAAAATGGGGGTAACCAGGCATAAAATgactgtaaaaaggagcttctttgtcagaggctttgttaactgtgaAATGCCTATAATTTATGTGGCAGAAGAGGCATTTAATGGggctgtatttttatctttttgttaattttatcttttatcattttaattgcaCTTTAAACAGTTCAAATTCTGTCTTTTAAATAGaattctttaattgttttttctttttctttttttacaaatagTAGTAGggcttttattttaaagttatatCTTATTTTAAATTGGAGGTAAGTTACCTTGGATCCTATGCAAGAAGGCAGGCAGGATATAggttaaatgaaataaaattaaatcaataaTTTAAATAAGCATTACAAATTTCTTAGCAGCAGTCATGCCCATCTGAAAAAGCACGCTTCAAGAGTGCCCACTGAAAGCCTTAGCTGTCCCACCAGAAACTGAGCTGATTTGAGGCTAGCTAGGTCTTCTGTTCACCCACCTCTTAAAAGAATGTAGGGGAATGGACTCAGAGCAACACTTCACAGCTAGATCTCAAAAGGTAGGGCAAATTGGTCGAGTAGTTCTGtactgtccaaaaaaaaaaagtgtcatgACAGCAAATATTCTTTATGCAGATTAAAGCACAAGTGTGATTGCACAGCTAAAAAGAATGCCATGGTATTGATAACAGAGCatttaacatcttttgcctgattaGTCATAATACCCCCCTCAACTCTGTATACCAGTGGTAATAACAAGGATTATAGTGTTTTACATGACAATGTAACACCAGGGGTGCTCAGTTACATTCAGTGCATGtacatggatgtgtgtgtgcttgaaggaaaagaaatgtggcatCCAAGCTTATGTCAGGTAGAAGTCCCAGCAGCAGATGTTGGGCTTAAAAGGCTTTGTTCAATTACTCAAAAGGAAAGGAGAGCTAAAAGCCTAGGGAAATTTCCAACTATGTCTCTAGTGTACATTGAGTTTGACCAGTCTGCTCCTATTTAGTCACCCAAAACAATCACTCATTTCCCAGCACAGAGCTTACTCATTTGCAAGATTtaaaagcagggaggggggtgtgaagagaaggaaaggagggaggaagacatTTTTGCACATGCCCATAATATTCTTCACCACTGGGGGCAGCTTTACATAAGACTGCATCCACCGAAACCAAAGCAACAGTCGGAGGAGCTTTTAGAATGACAGTACGCAGAAGTGAACAGTGCTTGTTCATTGTACAGGGTCATCCTGGCTTCTGTGCTCCAACGCAGCTTCCTTAGCTGGATCAGGGGGTGCTAACTATGAGAACTGCTGCCCAATGGAATACAGACGGGTGAATTCAGGCAGCTGAGCATCACTTGGAGGAATCTATCATGCTTTTTGCACAGGGTGATTGTAAAGACGGCAGCTCCTGAATGTAATGATGCAAAAACACACCATCCATGAAGATCCTATTACCTAGGAAGAACTTGGCATCCTGCTGCAAATGCTGTGttgggatttatttattcttGGGATGTTCGGCACGCCTGGAAAAGAATAATGTTCCAAAATCGGTCCATCTCCCAAGGGGTCCAATTTTTCTTCCTGGGTGTCAGCAAGCCCTGACTCACCACAGAGCAGCTGACAGGGGCTGTCATGCTTGTGGCACCCTAAGCAAAAGACCTAAGGACGACCTTTGAAAACACAAAGGATGGGtatgttttccttttaatttatttatgcttAGCCTACAGTACTCCCCCACTGATTCTGTATTAATTACTGTATAGGCTTGCCTCTGTGCAAGCTACAACTAGAGTTACATGTCCCAGTGATTATGTGTGATTGTGTTGAGCCTATGGAtgtgatttcttttcctttatcatttttttttcttagtaaAAGTATGATGgcaatggtgaggggggagggagaacagGTTGAAAAGTATTTATTTGCTATGGGGATTCTAATGCATTTAAATGGCTGTTTAGATCATGCTTGGAATTGATTTGACTGGATTTTTGGGGGGGATAACTTTTCtaagttatttttatttccagGTTTCAATGTATTTAGGCTACTGAGCGGATCAGCTGTAGCCCTGGTAATAGCCCCTACTGTATTATTGACAATGCTTTCATCTGCTGAACGAGGATGCCCTAAAGGCTGTAGGTGTGAAGGCAAAATGGTATATTGTGAATCCCAGAAATTGCAGGAGATACCTTCGAGTATATCAGCTGGCTGTTTAGGTTTATCGCTTCGATATAACAGCCTCCAGAAACTAAAATACAATCAGTTTAAAGGTCTTAATCAACTCACCTGGCTCTATCTAGACCATAACCACATCAGCAATATTGATGAAAATGCTTTCAATGGAATACGCAGGCTAAAAGAGTTAATTCTGAGTTCCAACAGAATTGCCTATTTTCTTAATAATACCTTCCGACCAGTGACAAATCTCCGGAATTTGGATCTGTCATATAATCAGCTGCAGTCTTTAGGATCTGAACAATTCAGGGGCTTAAGGAAGCTGCTGAGTTTACACTTGCGGTCCAATTCCCTGAGAACAATCCCTGTCCGAATTTTCCAAGACTGTAGGAACCTTGAACTCTTAGACCTGGGCTACAACAGGATCCGAAGCTTAGCGAGGAATGTCTTTGCAGGCATGATCAGGCTGAAAGAGCTTCATCTGGAGCACAATCAATTTTCTAAGCTCAACTTGGCACTTTTTCCAAGGCTAGTCAGCCTGCAGAACCTTTATTTACAGTGGAATAAAATCAGTGTTATAGGACAAACGATGTCCTGGACCTGGAGCTCATTACAAAGGCTTGATTTATCTGGCAATGAAATAGAAGCTTTCAGTGGACCTAGTGTTTTCCAGTGTGTGCCCAATTTACAGCGCCTCAACCTGGATTCTAACAAGCTCACATTTATTGGTCAAGAGATTTTGGATTCTTGGATATCTCTCAATGACATCAGCCTTGCTGGGAATATATGGGAATGCAGCAGGAACATTTGCTCCCTGGTAAACTGGCTCAAAAGTTTTAAAGGGCTGAGGGAAAATACAATTATCTGTGCCAGCCCCAAAGAGCTTCAAGGGGTGAATGTTATTGACGCAGTGAAAAATTACAGCATCTGTGGCAAAAGTACTACAGAGAGGTTTGAATTGCCACGGGCTCTCCCAAAGCCAACCTTTAAACCCAAAGTCATTAGGCCTAAGCAtgatggcaagccccctctgccCCCGACTGTCAGGGCCACTGAAGCCAGTTCAGAGCCTGAGCATGATGCAGAACACATCTCTTTCCACAAAATCATAGCAGGGAGTGTGGCCCTTTTCTTGTCGGTGCTTGTGATCCTGCTGGTGATCTATGTGTCATGGAAGCGTTACCCTGCCAGCATGAAGCAGCTGCAGCAGCGCTCTCTCATGAGAAGGCACCGGAAAAAGAAGCGACAATCGCTGAAGCAGATGACTCCAACTACCCAGGAATTTTATGTCGACTATAAGCCAACCAACACCGAGACCAGTGAGATGCTGTTGAATGGGACCGGACCTTGCACGTACGGCAAAGCAGGCTCCAGGGAATGTGAGGTATGAACCCTCTGGGATaaagaacttttgttttgttttttaagctggGTGGTTTGGTTGAACTCTGCTGATGTGTGATGTGATGGGGGGATGCTCTTTCATTTTGGGAGGAACCACACACTTATACCCCATCTTGTCACATGTTTATATGCTGACTTTTTTCTCCCTGTTTCTTCCCTGAAACTGAAAGACTGTGCAACAGCATGAAGCTTGAGTTCAGGTTTTACACAGTGCCTGTCACACAGCTTCTGTATTGGTTTCATCCCTTTTCAATAGAAAACTTCTTTCATAGCAAATTGAATATTATCTACAGGATGTTGGGGAGggaaatcaaaatacaaaatgttgTAAGTGCTGCTTTTAGCCGGCTTAAGAACGGtaggaaagaagtgtgtgtgtgtgtgtgtttaaaaaaattgctggaaTTCACTCCATGATTCAAGGGCACACTATAGCTAGAAGTCAGGTGTACTGCTGTAGCTTCATATACATTCTGGGATTGGCTTTGGCTTACAGATGGTGCAGGAACAACCTTGTGAGAATGCTTGATTTCTGTGAAGTGTAAGCCACTGGTTTTAAAGCATCATCTTCAAACAGTGGGGGTGGGGGCAAGGGAATCACTTGGCTAAATCAAGTGGGGGCTGGAAATCCTACATTTCAGGAGAAATAAAAGGAAGGCTGGTCAAAGTGAATAGGATTCACTGGACTGTGTTCTAACACCATAGAGTTTGTAGAGTTGATAACTACTAATTGAAACCTGTTTGTCTGGCTTCATATAAAAGATGCTAGTGTTTCTCCCTCTTCACAGCCAGTTGCCTTTCAGAAAATAGTCAAAAGGCATTCATTAAATGGGGAACCCAAATTCCTTATTGAGGCCATTAAAGGAGCTGAAATGTCCAGTTACAAAGGCAAAACCACTTCCTGCACACAGTTGCTTGGGTGCTCATTAGGAATTCTGTTTTCAGAGGCATTAATGTGATTGACGATGGACCCATTATACCTGTCATTTTTCTTCCATCAAAAATGCTGCCTTATGCTTGGTGGCATTTCATTGTGCAATCTTCCACTTTGGGTATTTAGAAAGCTGATAGAGCTACATTTTAAATACAGCACAGCAAGTACGAAAAGCTTGCAGTGAAAACTGGACACTTGCCCAGTTTAAGGGAAAGCACATCAGAAGAATGCTCATTTAGGAAAAGTCAATGGATCAATGGGCAAGGGAGGGTGTCAATCAATCCTCTTTTTATAACCTTGTTGgatgccattttcttcttctttaaggCAAAAGCAGCGAAGGGATTATGATGGATATTTGTACCTTAGATCATCCACCTGAACATCATGACAAAATATAATTAATTGGCTATACCtcttaatattttatataaattacaATTATTCCCTCATTAAAACAGCTTCCCCCCTCTCCTCAGTCTTGGGATACAAATAGGAATATGTTTATAAAAGATGACAAAGAATTTCATTCCCTCTATTGCATAACTTGATTTGGTTTTGTACACTGCCCATCTCTGACCACTTGGGAGAGAATATTTCTATAAGGCAGTTGCACTGCAGCAATCTGGGTTAAGGGAGGAAGCATCcatgttctgttttctttattgctgttattgttttcttttgatttctgtgagaatttattttaaggaaaatcACCTTGAACTGATCCAGAGATATGATGTTCTGAGTCTGAGAATCACCAGTGAAAGCTGTTAAGGGGATTTGTGGGTGATAAACCTGCATTCTTTTTATGTGGatataaaagcagaaaaaagtaaaagagtgtttcatatttttactgatgtaaaaCTAGTCTCATGAATTTGTTGAAAGGCAAGAGTCAAAGATTGCAGCATAATTAACAATCCAGTCATATGGTACACTTTGCAGAGCAGGTGTCCTTTTTTGAGCCAATATCTTTCTTGAGATGCATTTAATATGACAATGAAAGTTAATCTATCATTAATATGATACCAGACAACTAATATCTTTACAGAAAGCTTTGATATGGAATGAGGGCCACATTAGAGACATCTATGTATTCTCTCTGAATGTACTTATGTACATAAACACAATCTTAAAAATCAACACCACCAAAAATTACGACACTCAAAATGTATTGATAATCTTTGATTCTTGGAACAAAAGATACATGGAACATATCATCATGCAAATCACAGATTGTTTGGGCATGGAAAGACAAGCGAATTTTAGCCCCAATTGTTTTCAATCGATTCTGATGACATAgaggttgaaaatattttaccAGAGACTTTATATCTATAGgcatgtttctttgtttttggagGCACATGAAGGGAAACCCCATGGAAATAAGGTTGGGCTACCCCACACAAACCACCTCAGCTAAAATAATATGCTCCAGAATTCAAGAATTAAATTATAGGGGGAGCGAGAACATGAAACCAGAGAGATTACTGATGTCTCTTCAAGTGCCAAAGAGATGAACTATTAATGTCAATACATTTCTCATTATAATGAGGCAGAATTAGCATGTGAAAAATAATGCCTAggcattttaaaaggcaattaacTTTATTTTCATCCGAAGTACTTTCAGCAAGCTATATTTATATGTGCAGATCTTCAGCGATAAACACTGATGAATGTGCAATTATCACCATAGACatcagagaaagaagatgctgGCTGACTGTGCAGCCTAGGCAGGCCATTGCCAACAACTTACATCtacaaaacattttttgggggggaaggggacTGAATGGAATAAAATTGGTTCCAGGTGGTTGAAACTGACTATCAGTTGCCAAGGCTCTTCTTTCTCAAAAGAATCAAACAGAATGTTCTGATTTATTATTTTGCACAACAAAAAAATAACTGGCCAGTGGCTTCCAGACCATCTTGTCAAAAATGAACAGGTGAGCAGGATTCTCCTTTGTGTATCTTTAATGTTATGCAGAATAGCAAGGAGAAAAAATTGGCAGGCAGCAGCCTGTCTTGCAGAGAAGTGAAAAGTTGCACCTGTAGACC from Sceloporus undulatus isolate JIND9_A2432 ecotype Alabama chromosome 3, SceUnd_v1.1, whole genome shotgun sequence encodes the following:
- the LRRTM3 gene encoding leucine-rich repeat transmembrane neuronal protein 3, which produces MGFNVFRLLSGSAVALVIAPTVLLTMLSSAERGCPKGCRCEGKMVYCESQKLQEIPSSISAGCLGLSLRYNSLQKLKYNQFKGLNQLTWLYLDHNHISNIDENAFNGIRRLKELILSSNRIAYFLNNTFRPVTNLRNLDLSYNQLQSLGSEQFRGLRKLLSLHLRSNSLRTIPVRIFQDCRNLELLDLGYNRIRSLARNVFAGMIRLKELHLEHNQFSKLNLALFPRLVSLQNLYLQWNKISVIGQTMSWTWSSLQRLDLSGNEIEAFSGPSVFQCVPNLQRLNLDSNKLTFIGQEILDSWISLNDISLAGNIWECSRNICSLVNWLKSFKGLRENTIICASPKELQGVNVIDAVKNYSICGKSTTERFELPRALPKPTFKPKVIRPKHDGKPPLPPTVRATEASSEPEHDAEHISFHKIIAGSVALFLSVLVILLVIYVSWKRYPASMKQLQQRSLMRRHRKKKRQSLKQMTPTTQEFYVDYKPTNTETSEMLLNGTGPCTYGKAGSRECEIPLSMNVSTFLAYDQPTISYCGVHHELLAHKPYESNAQEETMETHLETDLDLSTITTAARNQ